ATAATTTTTCAACAATTGGAGATGCAGCTTTAGGAGTTGTTTTTAAAATACCGATCGCTACTCCTACTGGCTTATTTCTGATTAAGTCTATTACTATCTTAACTTTACGCGGAGAAATTCTCGCATAACTAAGCTTTGCTCTTGCTTCCATTGTTTAGTCCTCCTTTCATAACCGTAAAAAATCAGTTAATCTTATACTATCTAGCACCGGTTTTGGAACCTGCATGGCCTTTGAAAGTTCTTGTAGGTGCGAATTCACCTAACTTGTGTCCAACCATATCTTCGGTTACATAAACAGGAACGTGTTTTCTGCCGTCATAAACAGCGATTGTATGTCCAATGAATTCAGGGAAAATTGTGGATGCTCTTGACCATGTCTTAAGCACTCTTTTTTCTCCTTGAGCATTCATTTCTTCTATTCTTTTATATAGTTTAGCGTCAACGAAAGGTCCTTTTTTCAAAGATCTACCCATTTGACAACCTCCTCTCTTATAAAAACCGAAAAGTTATTATTTAGCATTTCTTGCCTTAACAATAAACTTACTACTTTGTTTTTTCTTACTTCTGGTTTTAAGACCAAGAGCTGGTTTACCCCAAGGAGTAACCGGTGCAGGTCTACCGATAGGTGATTTACCTTCACCACCACCGTGAGGGTGATCGCAAGGGTTCATAACAACACCTCTAACGGTTGGTCTCCAACCAAGATGTCTTTTTCTTCCGGCTTTACCGATAGAAACGTTTTCGTGGTCAACGTTACTAACCTGACCAATAGTTGCTTTACATACTGTAAGCACCATTCTAACTTCGCCTGATGGAAGTCTAACCTGTGCATATTTACCTTCTTTAGCCATAAGCTGAGCAGAGTTACCTGCACTTCTTACTAACTGAGCGCCTTTTCCTGGTGCTAATTCAATGTTGTGAATTATTGTACCAACAGGAATGTTTGCGATTGGTAATGTGTTACCAGGTTTGATATCTGCAGAAGCACTTGAAATAACAGTGTCTCCAACTTTAAGACCGTTTGGAGCGATGATATAACTCTTAACTCCGTCTTCATACTGGATTAAAGCGATAAATGCGCTTCTGTTTGGATCGTATTCAATAGTTAATACTTTTGCAGGAATATCTAATTTATTTCTTTTGAAATCGATAATTCTGTATTTTACTTTGTTTCCGCCGCCTCTGTGTCTTACAGTGATTCTACCGTAAGAGTTTCTGCCGGCAGTTTTCTTTAAGTTAACCAACAATGATCTCTCAGGTTTTACCTTTGAAAGTTCAGAATAATCTGTAACTGTCATAAATCTTCTTGAGGGAGTGGTTGGTTTATAACTTTTTATAGCCATAATTTTTCATCTCCTTATCTTATTTATAGGATTTATGCTACGCCATACTTTCAAAGAATTCGATAGACTTACTGTCAGCAGTAAGAGTAACAATGGCTTTTTTGTAGCTTGGTCTTCTACCGGTATGAACTCCTACTCTTTTCATTTTACCGGTAACGTTAACGGTGTTAACGCTTTTTACTTTAACGCCTTTGAAAACAGTTTCGATAGCGTTTTTGATTTCTATTTTGTTAGCATCTTTAGATACTTCGAAAGTATATTTCTTATCTGCGATACCTGACATACTTTTTTCAGAAATTATTGGTCTTCTGATAATATCGTGTGCATACTTCATTATGCGTACACCTCCTCTAATTTCTTAACAGCATCAAGAGTGATAACAAACTGTTCGCAGTTTAATACATCATAAGTATTAAGTGAAGTAGAAAGAGTTGTTTTAACATCCGGAATATTGTTTGCGGATTTAACAACAAAATCATTCTTTTCATTTAAAACGATTAATGCTTTTTTATCAACTTTTAAGTTAGCAAGCATTTTAACCATTTCTTTTGTTTTGTATTCTGCAACAGCAATATTATCAACAACGATAATGTTATTATCTATTACTTTGCTTGAAAGAGCAGATTTTAAAGCAACCTGTCTTAATTTTTTGTTTAAGCTGTATCTGTAGCTTCTTGGTTTAGGACCTAACGCAACACCGCCACCTGTCCACTGTGGAGCACGGATAGAACCCTGTCTTGCACGGCCTGTTCCTTTTTGTTTCCAAGGTTTGATACCGCCGCCTCTAACTTCAGTTCTTGTTTTAGTGCTTTGTGTACCCTGTCTGGAGTTTGCTAAGTGGTTAACAACTACAGCGTGCATAGCATTGTTATTTATTTCAACGCCAAATACTTTATCGCTTAATTCGATATCTCCAATTACTTTACCTTCCATATTATATAAATCAACTTTAGGCATGGTAATCCTCCTTTCTCAATTAATCATTTATTTCTTAACTGAATCTTTTATAATTAAAATGCCGCCTTTAGGACCAGGAACTGAACCTTTAACTAATAATAAGTTTTTGTCAGCCATAACTTTAACTACATCAAGATTCTGAACTGTAACTTTTACATTACCCATGTGTCCAGGTAATTTCTTTCCTTTATAAACTCGGGATGGAGATGAACAAGCACCCATTGAACCTGAGCTTCTGTGGAATCCTGAACCGTGAGTCATAGGACCTCTGTGGTTGCCCCATCTTTTGATAACGCCTGCGAAGCCTTTACCTTTAGAAGTTCCTGTAACGTCGATTTTGTCGCCGTCAGCAAAGATATCTGCTTTAACTTCGTCGCCAACGTTTAATGATGAGCAGTCATCAAGTCTGAATTCTCTTAAGAATCTTTTGTAGCCAACTCCTGCCTTGTCATAATGACCTTTAAGCGGTTTGTTAACTTTCTTTTCTTTCTTGTCGGAAAAACCTAACTGTACAGCTTCGTAACCGTCATTTTCCACTGTTTTCTTTAAAACAACTGGGCAAGGACCAACTTCTACAACTGTTACAGGAATAAATTTTCCGTTTTCATCGAATAACTGGGTCATACCCAATTTTTTACCGATAATTCCTTTTTGCATTTTCTTTTACCTCCTTGGTTATTGGTTGACTTATGCCAACTTGACCTTCGTGCCTTTCATAAAATATTTAAAAGGCATCGTTTAAACTTTAAAAATTAAAGTTTGATGTTGATTTCTACACCTGCAGGCAAATCAAGCTTAGTTAAAGCTTCAAGTGTTTTAGGTGTTGGACTTAAAATGTCGATAAGTCTTTTGTGAGTTCTCATTTCGAACTGTTCACGAGAATCTTTATACTTATGAACCGCTCTTAAGATAGTTACTACTTCTTTTTTAGTTGGTAGCGGAATAGGTCCTGAAACCTTCGCTCCGGTTCTTTTAACAGTTTCAACTATCTTTTCAGCTGACTGATCGATAAGCATATGATCGTACGCTTTAAGTCTGATTCTGATTTTTTCGTTTCCTGCCATTTCTGTTATACCTCCCTTAAGATTATTAGGTACGACAGTAAAAACTAATAACTCCGCCGTGTGTTTCGCTCTCATCCATTTTAAAACCCGCTTTCGATTTAACAAGCGGGTAAGCATAGATAACGCGCAAAAAAGGCATAGATTGCCTAATCGTTGCATGAGTTTATATAGTGCCTGCCGCCCGGTTTAAAATCGGACATACTCCATGGAAAAACCGGCTTTCGCCGCAACCTCCCACTTCATCGCATAATATTTTTTACTAACCCATTTTACCTTATATATCAAGGTTTTGCAATAGTTTTTTCAATATTTTTTTAAAAAATATAAACTTTGTATACTTGCACAATTATTTTCGCTATTTATATGTATTCTTTTGTGCATATTTACTATAATTTATTAAAAAATTGATTTTTTATGGGTGTAATGTTATTATAATATATATAAAATGAAAAATAAAGGGTTTTATTATGAAAAAAATAATTGTAAACTCGAATGATGCCAATCAGAGAGTAGATAAATTCTTAAGTAAATATTTAAAAAATGCACCGATGTCAGTTATATATAAAGCAATAAGGAAGAAAAGAGTTAAACTAAACTCTAAAAGATGTGATATATCCACAAGGCTTTCAGAGGGGGATGTTCTTGAACTTTATATAAACGACGAATTTTTTGAAGTAAAAGAAAATGAAAGAGATTTTTTAAAAATTACTCCGAATCTTGATATCGTGTATGAAGATGAGAATATTATGCTTATAAATAAAAATCAGGGGATAATAGTTCACAGTGATGAAAAAGAAACTTTCAACACTCTTATAAACCATATTCTTTCATACCTATATATAAATAAGGAAT
This DNA window, taken from Clostridia bacterium, encodes the following:
- the rpsS gene encoding 30S ribosomal protein S19, with the protein product MGRSLKKGPFVDAKLYKRIEEMNAQGEKRVLKTWSRASTIFPEFIGHTIAVYDGRKHVPVYVTEDMVGHKLGEFAPTRTFKGHAGSKTGAR
- the rplB gene encoding 50S ribosomal protein L2; protein product: MAIKSYKPTTPSRRFMTVTDYSELSKVKPERSLLVNLKKTAGRNSYGRITVRHRGGGNKVKYRIIDFKRNKLDIPAKVLTIEYDPNRSAFIALIQYEDGVKSYIIAPNGLKVGDTVISSASADIKPGNTLPIANIPVGTIIHNIELAPGKGAQLVRSAGNSAQLMAKEGKYAQVRLPSGEVRMVLTVCKATIGQVSNVDHENVSIGKAGRKRHLGWRPTVRGVVMNPCDHPHGGGEGKSPIGRPAPVTPWGKPALGLKTRSKKKQSSKFIVKARNAK
- the rplW gene encoding 50S ribosomal protein L23, with amino-acid sequence MKYAHDIIRRPIISEKSMSGIADKKYTFEVSKDANKIEIKNAIETVFKGVKVKSVNTVNVTGKMKRVGVHTGRRPSYKKAIVTLTADSKSIEFFESMA
- the rpsJ gene encoding 30S ribosomal protein S10, which translates into the protein MAGNEKIRIRLKAYDHMLIDQSAEKIVETVKRTGAKVSGPIPLPTKKEVVTILRAVHKYKDSREQFEMRTHKRLIDILSPTPKTLEALTKLDLPAGVEINIKL
- the rplD gene encoding 50S ribosomal protein L4, with the translated sequence MPKVDLYNMEGKVIGDIELSDKVFGVEINNNAMHAVVVNHLANSRQGTQSTKTRTEVRGGGIKPWKQKGTGRARQGSIRAPQWTGGGVALGPKPRSYRYSLNKKLRQVALKSALSSKVIDNNIIVVDNIAVAEYKTKEMVKMLANLKVDKKALIVLNEKNDFVVKSANNIPDVKTTLSTSLNTYDVLNCEQFVITLDAVKKLEEVYA
- the rplC gene encoding 50S ribosomal protein L3, which gives rise to MQKGIIGKKLGMTQLFDENGKFIPVTVVEVGPCPVVLKKTVENDGYEAVQLGFSDKKEKKVNKPLKGHYDKAGVGYKRFLREFRLDDCSSLNVGDEVKADIFADGDKIDVTGTSKGKGFAGVIKRWGNHRGPMTHGSGFHRSSGSMGACSSPSRVYKGKKLPGHMGNVKVTVQNLDVVKVMADKNLLLVKGSVPGPKGGILIIKDSVKK